A stretch of Chionomys nivalis chromosome 2, mChiNiv1.1, whole genome shotgun sequence DNA encodes these proteins:
- the Fam162b gene encoding protein FAM162B — translation MFWVRGSVLRWGLEFTVRRAPPTVPSWPGWGPRASSHPCSSSSQNPRGSEPPEKVHRIPAQYKPSQFDKKILLWTGRFKSIDEIPPLVPPEMIDVARNKARVKTCYIMIGFTIIACFAVIVSAKRAVERHESLTSWNLAKKAKWREEAALAAQAKAK, via the exons ATGTTCTGGGTCCGCGGCAGCGTCCTGCGCTGGGGCTTGGAGTTCACCGTCCGCCGCGCCCCTCCAACTGTCCCGAGTTGGCCCGGATGGGGTCCCCGGGCCTCGAGTCACCCCTGTAGCTCCAGCAGTCAGAACCCCAGAGGTTCTGAGCCCCCAG AGAAGGTTCACAGGATCCCCGCCCAGTACAAGCCTTCGCAATTCGACAAGAAAATACTGCTATGGACCGGGCGTTTCAAATCCATAGATGAGATCCCGCCCCTAGTACC GCCTGAAATGATAGACGTTGCCAGGAACAAAGCTCGAGTGAAAACTTGTTACATAATGATCGGGTTCACAATCATTGCCTGCTTTGCTGTGATTGTGTCTGCCAAAAGG gcTGTAGAACGACATGAGTCCTTAACAAGTTGGAATCTGGCAAAGAAAGCCAAGTGGCGTGAAGAAGCTGCACTGGCTGCACAGGCTAAGGCTAAATGA